In a genomic window of Nocardia fluminea:
- a CDS encoding cobalamin B12-binding domain-containing protein has product MTARVLVAKPGLDGHDRGAKIVARALRDAGFEVVFTGIRQRIEDIVSIALQEDVAVVGLSILSGAHVSLTTRTVEALRAAGAGDIAVIVGGTIPQSDVGRLIEAGAAAVFPTGTSLDTLVTEIRALTNTPSPS; this is encoded by the coding sequence ATGACCGCCCGCGTGCTCGTCGCCAAACCCGGACTGGACGGTCATGATCGCGGAGCCAAGATCGTCGCGCGCGCCCTGCGCGACGCCGGTTTCGAAGTGGTGTTCACCGGCATCCGGCAACGCATCGAGGACATCGTCTCGATCGCGCTGCAGGAGGATGTCGCCGTCGTGGGACTGAGCATTCTCTCGGGTGCGCACGTGTCGCTGACCACGCGCACCGTCGAGGCGCTGCGGGCGGCGGGGGCGGGCGATATCGCCGTGATCGTGGGCGGCACGATTCCGCAGTCCGATGTCGGGCGGCTGATCGAAGCCGGAGCGGCGGCGGTGTTTCCGACGGGCACCTCGCTCGACACCCTCGTCACCGAGATCCGGGCGCTCACGAATACCCCGTCCCCGTCCTGA
- a CDS encoding TetR/AcrR family transcriptional regulator yields the protein MSERAEPAWKQRAVERSIKSTRVRAEQRVQRFLDAAQAIIAENGSTDFTVQEVVERSRQSLRSFYLQFDGKHELLLALFEDALLRTAEQIRAAAADETEPLARLAVAVRLLFSLCRSDPRDRHPLFTDFAPRLLVTHPAHVKTAHAPLLSLFVDLVTDAASAGTLRPGLNPRRVAAMTMQTVMFTAQSSGAQDDSVMRPITAEEVWDFCAAGVTGTVRI from the coding sequence GTGAGCGAGCGCGCGGAACCCGCGTGGAAACAACGTGCGGTGGAACGCTCGATCAAGTCCACGCGAGTGCGCGCCGAGCAGCGGGTGCAGCGGTTTCTCGACGCGGCGCAGGCGATCATCGCCGAGAACGGCAGTACCGACTTCACCGTGCAGGAGGTGGTCGAGCGGTCGCGCCAGTCGCTGCGCAGCTTCTATCTGCAGTTCGACGGCAAGCACGAGTTGCTGCTGGCACTGTTCGAGGACGCGCTGCTGCGCACGGCCGAGCAGATTCGCGCCGCCGCGGCGGACGAGACCGAGCCGCTGGCCCGGCTCGCGGTCGCGGTGCGACTGCTGTTCTCGCTGTGCCGATCCGACCCGCGAGACCGCCATCCCCTGTTCACCGACTTCGCGCCACGACTGCTGGTCACCCATCCCGCCCACGTGAAGACAGCGCACGCGCCGCTGTTGTCGCTGTTCGTCGATCTGGTGACCGATGCCGCGTCGGCGGGCACACTGCGGCCGGGCCTCAATCCCCGCCGGGTCGCCGCGATGACGATGCAGACCGTCATGTTCACCGCGCAGTCCAGTGGCGCGCAGGACGATTCGGTGATGCGACCGATCACCGCCGAGGAAGTCTGGGATTTCTGCGCGGCCGGCGTCACCGGCACCGTGAGAATATGA
- a CDS encoding ferredoxin--NADP reductase, with protein sequence MARTPLFQRATVTRIIKETADARTFVLAPHEGPVSYLAGQFCTFRVRVDGAELFRSYSMSSAPETDAELMTTVKRVIGGRVSNWLIDNLGEGDVIEMSRPAGKFCLRASEHPLLGFSGGSGITPVLSLAKSALATTDRRVRLLCVDRDRASAIFDATLDDLVARYPTRLEVLRHLDADRGLLDPAAVRAFVGADIAADSYICGPEAFMAMVETALPGPGAIYSERFGAAEPIAPAEPEPTVAPVTAGTVTVVLGRKTVTVPRNSGETLLESARRGGLTPPFSCESGNCATCMAVLTKGSATMRVNDALTDDEVAEGYVLTCQAIPDTAETTVHYE encoded by the coding sequence ATGGCGAGAACTCCCCTGTTCCAACGCGCGACGGTGACCCGGATCATCAAGGAGACGGCCGATGCCCGCACCTTCGTCCTCGCTCCGCACGAGGGCCCGGTGTCCTACCTCGCCGGTCAGTTCTGCACTTTCCGGGTGCGGGTCGACGGCGCCGAGCTGTTCCGCTCGTACTCCATGTCGAGCGCGCCCGAAACCGACGCCGAGTTGATGACGACGGTCAAACGGGTCATCGGCGGCCGGGTGTCGAACTGGTTGATCGACAACCTCGGCGAGGGGGACGTGATCGAGATGAGCAGGCCCGCGGGCAAATTCTGTCTGCGTGCGAGCGAACACCCCCTGCTCGGCTTCTCCGGGGGCAGTGGCATCACCCCGGTCCTCTCGCTCGCCAAGAGCGCGCTGGCCACCACCGATCGGCGGGTGCGCCTGCTGTGTGTCGACCGCGATCGGGCCTCGGCCATCTTCGACGCGACCCTCGACGATCTGGTCGCGCGCTATCCCACCCGGCTCGAGGTGCTGCGGCATCTGGACGCCGACCGTGGGTTACTCGATCCCGCTGCTGTTCGCGCTTTCGTCGGCGCCGATATCGCGGCCGACAGCTACATCTGTGGGCCGGAGGCGTTCATGGCGATGGTGGAGACCGCGCTGCCGGGGCCGGGAGCGATCTACAGCGAGCGCTTCGGCGCCGCCGAACCGATCGCCCCGGCCGAACCGGAACCCACCGTCGCGCCCGTCACCGCGGGCACGGTCACCGTCGTCCTGGGCCGCAAAACGGTGACCGTACCGCGCAATTCGGGCGAGACGCTGCTGGAGAGCGCCCGGCGCGGCGGCCTCACCCCGCCCTTCTCCTGCGAATCGGGCAACTGCGCGACCTGTATGGCCGTACTCACCAAGGGTTCGGCAACGATGCGCGTCAACGACGCGCTCACCGACGACGAGGTGGCCGAGGGCTATGTGCTGACCTGCCAGGCGATTCCCGACACGGCCGAGACCACGGTCCACTACGAGTGA
- the meaB gene encoding methylmalonyl Co-A mutase-associated GTPase MeaB, with the protein MSNSGPEDITELIAAARGGSVRAAGRLLSLVESEHREQVLVLLDPAPVRVIGVTGPPGAGKSTTIAVLVAGYRARGLRVAVLAVDPSSPYSGGALLGDRIRMSAHINDSDVLIRSVATRGHLGGLAAAVPAAIQLLGALGYGLVLVETVGVGQSEIEIAAVADPTVVILNPGAGDAIQAAKAGLLEVADILVVNKADRDGAAQTARELHIETGLPILTLVAARGTGVEELIEAIETHHRADTAARGTARARAQILSLAQSRLRTHPDLDDLAAAVAAGRRDVYTAAELLLAGADSAPAVDRSR; encoded by the coding sequence TTGAGCAACTCCGGGCCCGAGGACATCACCGAGCTGATCGCCGCGGCGCGCGGCGGATCCGTGCGTGCGGCAGGACGGCTGCTGAGCCTGGTCGAGAGCGAGCATCGCGAGCAGGTGCTCGTGCTGCTCGACCCGGCGCCGGTGCGCGTGATCGGGGTGACGGGCCCGCCCGGGGCGGGCAAGTCCACCACCATCGCGGTTCTGGTCGCGGGCTATCGCGCGCGGGGCCTGCGGGTGGCCGTACTCGCGGTGGACCCGTCATCGCCCTACAGCGGGGGCGCTCTGCTGGGTGACCGCATTCGGATGTCGGCGCATATCAACGACTCCGACGTGCTGATCCGCTCGGTGGCGACGCGCGGGCACCTCGGCGGACTCGCCGCCGCGGTGCCCGCGGCGATCCAGCTGCTCGGCGCGCTCGGCTACGGCCTGGTGCTGGTGGAAACGGTCGGCGTCGGTCAGTCCGAGATCGAGATCGCCGCGGTCGCCGACCCGACGGTCGTCATCCTCAATCCCGGTGCGGGAGACGCGATTCAGGCCGCCAAGGCGGGGTTGCTCGAGGTCGCCGACATCCTGGTCGTCAACAAGGCCGACCGCGACGGCGCCGCGCAGACCGCGCGTGAGCTCCACATCGAGACCGGTCTGCCGATCCTGACCCTGGTCGCCGCGCGCGGCACCGGCGTCGAGGAGCTGATCGAGGCGATCGAGACCCACCACCGGGCCGATACCGCCGCGCGTGGCACCGCCCGCGCCCGGGCACAGATCCTGTCCCTTGCCCAGTCGCGGCTGCGTACGCATCCCGACCTCGACGACCTCGCTGCCGCGGTGGCCGCCGGTCGTCGCGACGTCTACACCGCGGCCGAACTCCTGCTGGCCGGGGCTGACAGCGCCCCGGCCGTGGACCGGTCGCGATAG
- a CDS encoding CaiB/BaiF CoA transferase family protein, translating to MGARAEGATAATAGPLAGIRILEVGTMLAGPYATMMLADLGAEVTKLEPAGGDISRQVGDSYFASLNRGKRSIGIDLTTEDGQRQLGELVTNAHALLVNLKPSAIHRLGLTYAALRRWNERIVCVAITGFGLDAGDDPAFDYVIQAATGIAALTGDPAGPPTLPGYSSADNSTGLTAALGLLAQIVSGVGGQVEVSLRDVMLSQLNYHASAYLNDGKAPQRRPFGAHTYYVPAQIFPTADGYLALFITHDGFWRRFAEEARVAGFATMAERATRREEVLAAVTAALAADTATGWESRLRPLGIPAAAVRTLAEALEATPQALVRAGPHRLVGSPIRIAGYEPVYGPPPRLGEHND from the coding sequence ATGGGCGCGCGTGCCGAGGGGGCGACGGCAGCGACCGCCGGACCCCTGGCGGGCATTCGGATTCTCGAGGTCGGCACCATGCTGGCCGGGCCCTACGCCACCATGATGCTCGCCGATCTCGGCGCCGAGGTCACCAAACTGGAGCCGGCGGGCGGCGATATCTCACGGCAGGTGGGGGACAGCTATTTCGCCAGCCTCAACCGGGGCAAGCGCAGCATCGGCATCGACCTGACCACCGAGGACGGTCAGCGACAGCTCGGGGAGCTGGTGACGAACGCGCATGCGCTGCTGGTGAACTTGAAGCCCTCGGCGATCCACCGGCTCGGCTTGACCTATGCCGCGCTGCGCCGGTGGAACGAGCGCATCGTCTGTGTCGCGATCACCGGATTCGGCTTGGATGCCGGTGACGACCCGGCCTTCGACTACGTCATCCAGGCGGCCACCGGCATCGCCGCGCTCACCGGAGATCCCGCGGGCCCGCCGACACTGCCCGGCTACTCCTCGGCCGACAACTCCACCGGACTGACCGCGGCGCTGGGTCTGCTCGCGCAGATCGTGTCCGGCGTGGGCGGGCAGGTGGAGGTGTCGCTGCGCGATGTCATGCTCTCGCAGCTGAACTACCACGCCTCGGCCTATCTCAACGACGGCAAGGCGCCGCAGCGCCGCCCGTTCGGTGCGCACACCTATTACGTTCCCGCGCAGATCTTTCCGACGGCCGACGGGTATCTGGCGTTGTTCATCACCCACGACGGTTTCTGGCGGCGTTTCGCCGAGGAAGCGCGGGTGGCGGGGTTCGCGACCATGGCCGAACGAGCTACTCGGCGCGAGGAGGTGCTCGCCGCGGTCACCGCCGCGCTCGCGGCCGACACCGCGACGGGCTGGGAATCGCGCCTGCGTCCCCTCGGTATCCCGGCCGCCGCTGTCCGGACCCTGGCCGAGGCGCTGGAGGCCACTCCGCAGGCACTGGTGCGCGCGGGCCCCCATCGATTGGTGGGCAGTCCGATTCGCATCGCCGGGTACGAGCCCGTGTACGGTCCGCCGCCGCGTTTGGGCGAGCACAACGACTGA
- a CDS encoding enoyl-CoA hydratase/isomerase family protein, protein MYDLPAEIDVRAEGPLRIITLNRPDALNAVNDDLHTGLAHLWPRLSEDREARVAVLTGSGKAFSAGGDFGYLAELSRDADLRAKTIAHGRDIVLGMARCRIPVIAAVNGPAVGLGCSLVSLSDIVYIAETAYLADPHVQVGLVAADGGPLTWPLHTSLLFAKEFALTGARIPAARAREMGLVNHVVADPVAEALDCAERILELPRQAVESTKRLLNMHLERAVLASLDYATTAEDLSFQTADFHATIERLTAGKK, encoded by the coding sequence ATGTACGACCTGCCTGCCGAAATCGACGTTCGCGCCGAGGGCCCGCTGCGGATCATCACGCTGAACCGGCCCGACGCGCTCAACGCGGTCAACGACGACCTGCACACCGGGCTCGCGCACCTGTGGCCGCGACTGAGCGAGGACCGCGAGGCCCGCGTCGCGGTGCTCACCGGCAGCGGCAAAGCCTTCTCGGCCGGCGGCGACTTCGGCTATCTGGCCGAGCTGAGCCGCGACGCGGACCTGCGTGCCAAGACGATCGCGCACGGCCGCGACATCGTGCTCGGGATGGCGCGCTGCCGGATTCCGGTGATCGCGGCGGTCAACGGTCCCGCCGTCGGCCTCGGCTGCAGCCTGGTCTCGCTCAGCGACATCGTCTACATCGCCGAGACGGCCTATCTCGCCGATCCGCACGTGCAGGTGGGCTTGGTGGCGGCCGATGGCGGTCCGCTCACCTGGCCGCTGCACACCAGTCTGCTCTTCGCCAAGGAATTCGCGCTGACCGGTGCGCGCATTCCGGCAGCGCGGGCCAGGGAGATGGGCCTGGTCAACCACGTCGTCGCCGATCCGGTGGCCGAGGCGCTGGATTGCGCCGAGCGCATCCTGGAATTGCCGAGGCAGGCGGTGGAAAGCACCAAACGGTTGCTCAATATGCATCTGGAAAGGGCGGTGCTGGCCAGCCTCGACTACGCGACCACCGCCGAGGACCTGTCGTTCCAGACCGCGGATTTCCACGCCACCATCGAGCGGCTCACCGCGGGAAAGAAGTAG
- a CDS encoding class I adenylate-forming enzyme family protein: MNDRIALSFDERHYTLTELDGLTTGLAETLTERGVRHGDRVALMSSNRPEFVVAVRAIWLTGAAVVLISPAWKRGDVEHALAVTEPAHAVGDQPVLGELMPMLSLDAPITPGYTTFPAPVPESDAVLVFSSGTTGLPKAVRHTHASFAAAVEHWRVALGFTADDRIQIVTPPSHILGLLNIVLALRTGAWMRLHRRFDLDRMLHHIAADRITVEMAVAPIALAIASHPELESYDLSSLRYIMWGATPVTPSVAETVTRRTGVAWVPAYGASELPVIACNPLDGARLDSVGRPVAGVEVRVVSTITGEEVETGETGEIQARAASSMAGYLPDDATAAAYADGWYRTGDVGYLDDDGWLRLTDRLKEMIKVRGFQVAPAEVEAVLHGHPAVADCAVFGVPDPADGEAIVAAVATAGSVDADELIALVGTRLASYKRPRRVVFVPEIPRLPSGKVLRRVLKERHGRPADL, from the coding sequence ATGAACGACCGGATCGCACTCAGTTTCGACGAGCGGCACTACACGCTCACCGAGTTGGACGGGCTCACCACGGGCCTGGCCGAGACCTTGACCGAACGCGGGGTGCGCCACGGGGATCGGGTGGCGCTGATGTCGTCGAACCGGCCGGAATTCGTGGTCGCGGTGCGCGCGATCTGGCTGACCGGCGCCGCGGTGGTGCTGATCAGCCCGGCGTGGAAGCGCGGCGACGTCGAGCACGCGCTCGCCGTCACCGAGCCCGCCCACGCCGTCGGCGACCAACCGGTGCTGGGCGAGCTGATGCCGATGCTCTCGCTCGACGCGCCGATCACCCCCGGCTACACCACCTTTCCCGCGCCGGTCCCGGAATCGGACGCCGTGCTCGTCTTCAGTTCGGGCACAACGGGTTTGCCCAAAGCCGTGCGCCACACTCACGCGTCGTTCGCGGCGGCGGTGGAACACTGGCGGGTGGCGCTCGGATTCACCGCCGACGACCGGATCCAGATCGTCACCCCGCCCTCGCACATCCTGGGGCTGCTCAACATCGTGCTGGCGCTGCGCACAGGTGCCTGGATGCGGCTGCATCGCCGCTTCGACCTGGACCGGATGCTGCACCACATCGCGGCCGACCGGATCACCGTGGAGATGGCGGTCGCGCCGATCGCGCTGGCGATCGCCTCCCATCCCGAGCTCGAGTCCTACGACCTGTCGTCGCTGCGCTACATCATGTGGGGCGCGACGCCGGTGACCCCGAGTGTCGCCGAGACCGTCACGCGCCGTACCGGAGTGGCGTGGGTACCCGCCTACGGCGCGAGTGAGCTTCCGGTCATCGCGTGCAATCCGCTCGACGGTGCCCGCCTGGACAGCGTGGGTCGCCCGGTGGCCGGCGTCGAGGTCCGGGTGGTCTCGACGATCACCGGCGAGGAGGTCGAGACCGGCGAGACCGGCGAGATCCAAGCCCGCGCCGCCTCGTCGATGGCCGGATATCTGCCCGATGACGCGACCGCGGCGGCCTACGCCGACGGCTGGTACCGCACCGGCGATGTCGGCTATCTCGACGACGACGGGTGGCTGCGCCTGACCGACCGGCTCAAGGAGATGATCAAGGTGCGCGGTTTCCAAGTGGCGCCCGCCGAGGTGGAAGCCGTCCTGCACGGACACCCGGCGGTCGCCGACTGCGCGGTCTTCGGTGTCCCCGATCCGGCCGACGGCGAGGCGATCGTCGCCGCTGTCGCGACCGCGGGATCGGTCGATGCCGACGAACTCATCGCCCTGGTCGGTACCCGTCTCGCCTCTTACAAGCGGCCGCGCCGAGTGGTGTTCGTGCCCGAAATCCCGCGCCTGCCCTCCGGCAAGGTGCTGCGCCGAGTACTGAAGGAGCGCCATGGACGTCCGGCTGACCTCTGA
- a CDS encoding acyl-CoA dehydrogenase family protein — protein sequence MDVRLTSEQRQLRDAAAKLADDLGPGSVNDLADEQRIARLEQTVASTGWRALRSDGASGVEVAIVAEEFGRGLVDVPFLGPLLADDLWSPPESVPHWTVAVDDRAIDARGARRALIVRGESMLASSVATASTGADQTRAEATLTGVPSLLGELSTAQVTQWRALALVATCADLVGTARGAHALATDYAKVRAQYGKTIGSYQAVAHLLAEGLALIEGSVSVLRHAAWAVDAIEPERAVQAAVIAKLYCARAALTVCETAVQVHGGIGNTWECLAHLYLRRALTSTELFPTSLEEIDRGLS from the coding sequence ATGGACGTCCGGCTGACCTCTGAACAGCGACAGCTGCGCGACGCCGCAGCGAAACTGGCCGACGACCTCGGCCCCGGCTCGGTCAACGACCTGGCCGACGAACAGCGGATCGCCCGGCTCGAGCAGACGGTCGCGAGCACCGGCTGGCGTGCCCTGCGCTCCGATGGCGCCTCCGGCGTCGAAGTGGCCATCGTCGCCGAGGAATTCGGCCGCGGACTGGTCGACGTGCCCTTCCTCGGCCCGCTCCTCGCCGACGACCTCTGGTCGCCCCCCGAATCGGTACCGCACTGGACCGTCGCCGTCGACGACCGCGCGATCGACGCACGCGGCGCCCGGCGCGCTCTGATCGTGCGGGGCGAGTCGATGCTGGCGAGCTCCGTCGCCACCGCGTCGACCGGCGCCGATCAGACCCGTGCCGAGGCCACGCTCACCGGCGTTCCGAGCCTGCTCGGCGAACTGTCCACGGCGCAGGTCACCCAGTGGCGAGCGCTCGCGCTCGTGGCCACGTGCGCCGATCTGGTCGGCACCGCACGCGGTGCCCACGCGCTGGCCACCGACTACGCGAAAGTTCGTGCGCAGTACGGCAAGACGATCGGCTCCTACCAAGCCGTGGCCCATCTGCTCGCGGAGGGTCTGGCCCTGATCGAGGGCTCGGTGAGCGTGCTGCGCCACGCGGCGTGGGCGGTGGACGCGATCGAGCCCGAGCGGGCCGTCCAGGCGGCCGTGATCGCCAAACTCTATTGCGCCAGAGCGGCACTGACCGTGTGCGAGACCGCGGTGCAGGTGCACGGCGGAATCGGCAACACCTGGGAGTGCCTGGCACACCTGTATCTACGGCGGGCGCTGACGTCCACCGAGCTGTTCCCCACGAGCCTGGAGGAGATCGACCGTGGACTTTCGTGA
- a CDS encoding acyl-CoA thioesterase translates to MADLWNNLLASLDLRVSPPGAGTAHGAETATTTAIPDIPATAFEGPNLPLNYRRLFGGQILGQFVRAAELACPDKLVKSVHTLFAREGSYDEPVRYEVSCQHQGRSFATLSILARQSARVVASAAVSMHVDEDGPQAQHVEDVPALPAPEYGVTFDLLPWETRAFDDLNSLAAAPPEYEFWMRTPPVDPRLTAALTAYATDLNLIGTALRPFEGVSQRGNGTAFNSAVTAHTLWLHRPFRTDDWLLLRQHSPLLAHGRCFGRGDVLTAAGELVASFAQEALVRFDPAVAQDLSMQPAAQHG, encoded by the coding sequence ATGGCCGATCTCTGGAACAACCTGCTCGCGAGCCTCGATCTCCGCGTGTCACCGCCCGGCGCCGGCACCGCCCACGGTGCTGAAACCGCCACCACGACAGCGATTCCCGACATCCCGGCGACCGCGTTCGAAGGCCCCAATCTGCCGCTGAACTACCGCAGACTCTTCGGCGGCCAGATCCTGGGGCAGTTCGTCCGGGCCGCCGAACTCGCCTGTCCCGACAAGTTGGTCAAGTCCGTCCACACCCTGTTCGCCCGAGAGGGCAGCTACGACGAACCGGTCCGGTACGAGGTTTCCTGTCAGCATCAGGGCCGGTCGTTCGCCACGCTGTCGATCCTCGCCCGGCAATCCGCGCGGGTGGTCGCCAGCGCCGCGGTGTCGATGCACGTCGACGAGGACGGCCCGCAAGCACAACACGTCGAGGACGTTCCGGCACTGCCGGCCCCCGAGTACGGCGTCACCTTCGACCTACTGCCCTGGGAAACCCGGGCGTTCGACGATCTGAACTCCCTCGCGGCGGCACCGCCGGAGTACGAATTCTGGATGCGCACACCGCCGGTCGACCCGCGATTAACCGCGGCCCTGACCGCCTACGCCACCGACCTCAATCTCATCGGCACCGCGCTGCGTCCGTTCGAGGGGGTGAGCCAGCGGGGCAACGGCACCGCGTTCAACTCCGCCGTCACCGCACACACCCTGTGGTTGCATCGCCCGTTCCGCACCGACGACTGGCTACTGCTGCGCCAGCACAGCCCGCTGCTGGCGCACGGCCGCTGCTTCGGCCGTGGCGATGTGCTCACCGCGGCAGGCGAACTCGTCGCCTCGTTCGCGCAGGAAGCGCTCGTACGGTTCGATCCAGCCGTCGCCCAAGATCTCTCGATGCAGCCGGCCGCGCAGCACGGGTGA
- a CDS encoding acyl-CoA dehydrogenase family protein — MDFRDSPEEAAFRERLREWLSGVAGRFPTSGDEYWAKQGEWHRALHEAGFFGLSWPREHGGHALPPVYDVILDEELALAGAPPRPSLGYLIQGLGRHGSSELQQRFLPGMIDGSQRWCQGFSEPDAGSDLAALRTTATRDGDSYVLHGHKIWTSYSDVADWCLLLARTDTEVPRHKGISAFVVSMKQPGVQQRPLRMMSGITTEFGQVHFDGALVPADQMVGSPGDGWALAMTVVGHEREPSTLGYAARYGKLVRQMSARTPGPLPAELAWAAVQTEMLRLHVRRRLSEQLDGVSHGPEGSLDKLLMTWVEQSVGHAALTVGGTRDPELLSAYLYSRAQSVMGGTSQIQKNIIASRILGLGA; from the coding sequence GTGGACTTTCGTGATTCGCCGGAGGAGGCGGCGTTCCGGGAACGCCTGCGCGAGTGGCTGTCCGGTGTCGCGGGGCGGTTCCCCACCTCGGGCGACGAGTACTGGGCCAAACAGGGCGAATGGCATCGAGCGCTGCACGAAGCCGGGTTCTTCGGGCTGTCGTGGCCGCGAGAACACGGCGGCCACGCACTGCCCCCGGTCTACGACGTCATCCTCGACGAGGAGCTCGCCCTGGCCGGTGCGCCGCCGCGGCCCAGCCTCGGCTATCTGATCCAGGGCTTGGGCAGGCACGGCAGCTCGGAACTGCAACAGCGCTTCTTGCCCGGCATGATCGACGGGTCGCAGCGCTGGTGCCAGGGGTTCAGTGAACCGGACGCGGGCTCGGACCTGGCCGCGTTGCGGACCACGGCCACCCGCGACGGCGACTCCTATGTGCTGCACGGGCACAAGATCTGGACGAGCTACTCCGATGTCGCGGACTGGTGCCTGCTGCTCGCGCGCACCGACACCGAAGTGCCACGGCACAAGGGCATCTCGGCCTTCGTGGTCTCGATGAAACAACCCGGCGTGCAGCAGCGACCGCTGCGGATGATGAGCGGGATCACCACCGAGTTCGGGCAGGTGCACTTCGACGGCGCGCTCGTGCCCGCCGATCAGATGGTCGGCTCGCCCGGTGACGGGTGGGCCCTGGCGATGACAGTGGTCGGGCACGAGCGCGAACCCTCGACACTCGGCTACGCCGCCCGGTACGGCAAGCTCGTGCGCCAGATGTCGGCCAGGACCCCTGGCCCGCTGCCTGCCGAGCTGGCCTGGGCCGCCGTGCAGACCGAGATGTTGCGCCTGCACGTACGCCGACGGCTGTCCGAACAACTCGACGGTGTCTCGCACGGGCCGGAGGGCTCGCTCGACAAACTGCTCATGACCTGGGTGGAGCAGTCGGTCGGCCACGCCGCCCTCACCGTCGGCGGTACCCGTGACCCCGAGCTGCTCAGCGCCTACCTCTACAGCCGCGCGCAGAGCGTGATGGGCGGGACGTCACAGATTCAGAAGAACATCATCGCCTCGCGAATTCTCGGATTGGGAGCATGA
- a CDS encoding LLM class F420-dependent oxidoreductase, protein MRIGVMIGPEKGDAARKLSRMLDDIAWAESAGLDTAWIPQIPTDFDALITIALMGQATSRIELGTAVVPLQAQHPIALARQALSAQAAAGGRLALGIGPSHHWIVRDMLGLPYDKPAAYTADYLEVLSAGLRGPGTVDVENSTFAVHNPLDLGPVAPVPVLIAALGPVMLRIAGEQADGTLLWMADERAVGAHVVPRITKAAAEAGRPAPRVVAGLPVCLCRPSEVAEAKARANRILGEAEVSPNYQRLLETGDARDIGDICVAGDESAIAEGLRRYGDAGATDLSVRLLPIGDTRDELVASKRRTREMIAALAKDLR, encoded by the coding sequence GTGCGTATCGGAGTGATGATCGGGCCCGAGAAGGGTGATGCGGCCCGCAAGCTGTCCCGGATGCTCGACGACATCGCCTGGGCCGAATCGGCCGGGCTCGACACCGCGTGGATACCGCAGATCCCGACCGATTTCGACGCGCTGATCACCATCGCGTTGATGGGACAGGCGACCAGCCGGATCGAGTTGGGGACCGCCGTGGTGCCGTTGCAGGCTCAGCACCCCATCGCGCTCGCACGGCAGGCGCTCTCGGCCCAGGCCGCGGCGGGCGGACGGCTGGCGCTGGGGATCGGTCCCTCGCACCACTGGATCGTGCGCGACATGCTCGGGTTGCCCTACGACAAGCCGGCCGCCTACACCGCCGATTATCTGGAGGTACTGAGCGCGGGACTGCGCGGGCCGGGCACGGTGGACGTGGAGAACTCGACCTTCGCCGTGCACAACCCGCTCGATCTCGGACCCGTGGCCCCGGTGCCGGTGCTGATCGCCGCGCTCGGCCCGGTGATGCTGCGCATCGCCGGCGAACAGGCCGACGGGACCCTGCTCTGGATGGCCGACGAGCGTGCGGTGGGAGCCCACGTGGTCCCCCGGATCACGAAGGCGGCGGCCGAGGCGGGCCGGCCGGCGCCGCGCGTCGTCGCGGGATTGCCGGTCTGTCTGTGCCGCCCCTCCGAGGTCGCCGAGGCCAAGGCGCGGGCCAACCGCATCCTGGGTGAAGCCGAGGTCTCGCCGAACTATCAGCGGCTGCTCGAAACCGGCGACGCCCGCGACATCGGTGACATCTGCGTCGCCGGTGACGAAAGCGCGATCGCGGAGGGGCTGCGCCGCTACGGCGACGCCGGGGCCACCGATCTGTCGGTACGGCTGCTGCCGATCGGTGACACCCGCGACGAGCTGGTCGCCTCCAAACGGCGCACCAGGGAGATGATCGCCGCTCTGGCGAAGGACTTACGGTGA